One Alligator mississippiensis isolate rAllMis1 chromosome 1, rAllMis1, whole genome shotgun sequence genomic window carries:
- the TRMT6 gene encoding tRNA (adenine(58)-N(1))-methyltransferase non-catalytic subunit TRM6 isoform X1 codes for MEGSMGPGVRIREGDCAVLKRDEVFKAVPILKRRKVIFEKQWFYLDNAIGRIYGTTFEVTSGGSLQPKKEMEEPTTETKEAGTDNRNIVDDGKSQKLTHDDIKALKDKGIKGQEIVQQLIENSTTFRDKTEFAQDKYIKKKKKKYEAVITIVKPSTRILSTMYYAREPGKINHLRYDTLAQMLTLGNIRAGNKMIMMETCAGLVLGAVMERMGGYGSIIQMYPQGGPVRAATSCFGFPASFFNSLYEFPLSKVDSLLSGTFSIETLPSESEDNIPAEEESNGSLDEKPASIQETEEESTTEAAMESNQTEEQETMDLAAEDTENKESKEKGNKENIREKQRKQQERRKKLVEAAALLKEKNADGLIVAGRFHPTPLLLSLLEFVAPSRPFVVYCQYKEPLLECYTKLREKGGVINLKLSETWLRNYQVLPDRSHPKLTMSGGGGYLLSGITVVMDKGKSDVGRLEAEKTEEPTSKKRKLEELHS; via the exons ATGGAGGGAAGCATGGGGCCGGGCGTTCGCATCCGAGAGGGGGACTGCGCCGTGCTCAAGCGAGACGAGGTCTTCAAGGCGGTGCCGATCCTAAAGCGGAG aaaagttatttttgAGAAGCAGTGGTTCTATCTGGATAATGCCATTGGACGTATTTATGGAACTACATTTGAAGTAACAAGTGGTGGGAGCCTTCAGccaaagaaagaaatggaagagCCTACCACAG AAACTAAAGAAGCAGGTACAGATAATCGTAACATAGTTGACGATGGAAAATCTCAAAAACTGACACATGATGACATAAAGGCTTTGAAGGACAAGGGTATTAAAGGACAG GAAATAGTTCAACAGTTAATAGAGAACAGTACAACATTCCGAGACAAGACAGAATTTGCCCAAGATAAGTacataaagaaaaagaagaaaaa GTATGAAGCAGTTATTACAATTGTAAAGCCATCTACTCGTATTCTTTCAACAATGTATTATGCAAGGGAACCAGGAAAAATCAa CCATTTGCGATATGACACTCTAGCTCAGATGCTGACTTTGGGAAATATCCGCGCTGGCAACAAAATGATCATGATGGAAACCTGTGCAGGACTGGTGCTGGGGGCAGTAATGGAGCGCATGGGAG GTTACGGCTCTATTATTCAAATGTATCCACAAGGAGGACCTGTTAGAGCAGCCACCAGCTGCTTTGGATTTCCAGCATCTTTTTTCAACAGTCTTTATGAATTCCCTCTCAGCAAAGTGGACAGTCTTCTCTCTGGGACATTTTCTATAGAAACCTTGCCTTCAGAGTCTGAGGATAACATTCCAGCAGAAGAAGAAAGCAATGGGTCACTTGATGAGAAGCCAGCTTCCATACAGGAAACAGAAGAAGAATCTACTACTGAAGCAGCCATGGAGAGCAACCAAACAGAGGAGCAAGAAACAATGGACCTTGCTGCTGAGGATACAGAAAATAAAGAgagcaaagaaaaaggaaataaagaaaat ATTcgggaaaaacaaagaaaacaacaagagagaaggaaaaagctGGTAGAAGCTGCTGCTTTGttgaaagagaaaaatgcagatgg CTTAATTGTAGCTGGCAGATTCCATCCAACTCCTTTGTTACTTTCATTATTGGAATTTGTTGCTCCATCAAGGCCTTTTGTTGTCTACTGCCAATATAAGGAG ccaTTATTAGAATGTTACACAAAACTCAGAGAAAAGGGTGGTGTTATTAACCTCAAGCTGTCTGAAACCTGGCTACGAAATTACCAG GTCTTGCCAGATCGGAGCCATCCAAAACTGACAatgagtggaggtggggggtacCTGCTGTCTGGTATTACTGTTGTCATGGATAAAGGCAAATCAGATGTTGGCAGATTAGaagcagagaagactgaagagcCAACATCTAAAAAGCGCAAACTTGAGGAACTTCATTCTTAG
- the TRMT6 gene encoding tRNA (adenine(58)-N(1))-methyltransferase non-catalytic subunit TRM6 isoform X2 codes for MYYAREPGKINHLRYDTLAQMLTLGNIRAGNKMIMMETCAGLVLGAVMERMGGYGSIIQMYPQGGPVRAATSCFGFPASFFNSLYEFPLSKVDSLLSGTFSIETLPSESEDNIPAEEESNGSLDEKPASIQETEEESTTEAAMESNQTEEQETMDLAAEDTENKESKEKGNKENIREKQRKQQERRKKLVEAAALLKEKNADGLIVAGRFHPTPLLLSLLEFVAPSRPFVVYCQYKEPLLECYTKLREKGGVINLKLSETWLRNYQVLPDRSHPKLTMSGGGGYLLSGITVVMDKGKSDVGRLEAEKTEEPTSKKRKLEELHS; via the exons ATGTATTATGCAAGGGAACCAGGAAAAATCAa CCATTTGCGATATGACACTCTAGCTCAGATGCTGACTTTGGGAAATATCCGCGCTGGCAACAAAATGATCATGATGGAAACCTGTGCAGGACTGGTGCTGGGGGCAGTAATGGAGCGCATGGGAG GTTACGGCTCTATTATTCAAATGTATCCACAAGGAGGACCTGTTAGAGCAGCCACCAGCTGCTTTGGATTTCCAGCATCTTTTTTCAACAGTCTTTATGAATTCCCTCTCAGCAAAGTGGACAGTCTTCTCTCTGGGACATTTTCTATAGAAACCTTGCCTTCAGAGTCTGAGGATAACATTCCAGCAGAAGAAGAAAGCAATGGGTCACTTGATGAGAAGCCAGCTTCCATACAGGAAACAGAAGAAGAATCTACTACTGAAGCAGCCATGGAGAGCAACCAAACAGAGGAGCAAGAAACAATGGACCTTGCTGCTGAGGATACAGAAAATAAAGAgagcaaagaaaaaggaaataaagaaaat ATTcgggaaaaacaaagaaaacaacaagagagaaggaaaaagctGGTAGAAGCTGCTGCTTTGttgaaagagaaaaatgcagatgg CTTAATTGTAGCTGGCAGATTCCATCCAACTCCTTTGTTACTTTCATTATTGGAATTTGTTGCTCCATCAAGGCCTTTTGTTGTCTACTGCCAATATAAGGAG ccaTTATTAGAATGTTACACAAAACTCAGAGAAAAGGGTGGTGTTATTAACCTCAAGCTGTCTGAAACCTGGCTACGAAATTACCAG GTCTTGCCAGATCGGAGCCATCCAAAACTGACAatgagtggaggtggggggtacCTGCTGTCTGGTATTACTGTTGTCATGGATAAAGGCAAATCAGATGTTGGCAGATTAGaagcagagaagactgaagagcCAACATCTAAAAAGCGCAAACTTGAGGAACTTCATTCTTAG